The Paramisgurnus dabryanus chromosome 17, PD_genome_1.1, whole genome shotgun sequence genome includes the window CAGTCACCactaaaattgaattgaatgtaaTTTTGAAATGCACTTGGTCCAAACATTGGGATCACATGCCAAAATAAATTGATGCATTGTACCATAACCCATTTTTGTATCATACAACAGTATTACTCTTATCAGTCATGGGCTCATGGGACAGACGGTTGACTTAAATGGCATGACAACAAATCTGATGaaacaacaacacacacatATCAGTTCAAAATGGGTGGTTGACCAAGATAACTATCAGGTtaggaaaaatatattatatgtattttacactgaaaaaaatataagaTGATGATTTaaagtaagtggttgcaatcaatttatttacgctacatttaaacaaaagtttttttattttattaattttttgttaaatgtagcttaaataaattgattgcaaccacttaccttaaaaatgtagtaaattgaatgaataattttttccacAGTGTATGGccaatatatattatatatggcagtggttttcaaactgggggccgcgagatggtgccaggggggccccagttttatgacattttttgaaatacattaatttatcatgaattctgtgtaattaaacctaaaaaataaggctactaaccaaaggCACtactttttgtataatttaatgtttttttctattaaaatgttgagttttagaacagtttttttgggggggccgcaaaggaatgcaccgtacacaaggggggggggggcacaCGCTGAAagagtttgggaaccactgatatATGGCACAGCAACAatccaaaaatatgaacaatttattAATAGACTCCAACACTGAAAAAagtgattcattcaatttactcaattttttaaggtaagtggttgcaatcgaTTTATTTAacctattttaaacaaaagttttttttatttcactttactttactaatcttttttgtttaaatgtagctcaaataaattgattgcaaccacttaccttaaaataattgagtaaattgaatgaatcattttttttcagggaACCAGCCACCCTTAAAAAATCACGACATaccaaaatttaaaataaaccaaaaataaataaatttttaaagaaTCCAAATCTGAAGAACAAATCTGATCAGATATTAGTTTAGTGtaaattttgttttcttttaaaggtTATCTATCTTGTTTCAATAACTTGCaatcattttgtgttttaatacataatttactgtaatataccttaacattttctaaaaagCTAAATATTTGGAAGGATTTTTTTCAGCCATTGTTGGCTTTGTGGTGATTTTTTGTGAAGTCTGTGAAAGGTGAGGGGTTCAAGACTAAATAAGTCACAGcagaataaaaataaagctCACAACAGGACAATATTgtcaatttttcttttttagacTGACGGTATAGGCTGATTCAGATTTATGAAGGGTTTTAGGTAGCATTACGCTAGGCATTATGGTTAACAATAAAACTTGGCTAGCTGTGATTTCCAGGCAGTTGTACACAGTCAGTACCTCCAAACTCGAATTACCTTTCTGCCTCGAGGCAAGAGAGATGATATTCAAATTCAAGTGTGTATCCTTCTAATAATTCATTGGTTGTAGCTCTTGTCGTACATGACTAAAAAAGGAAACACAACCTGGACAGAAAGAAAACACCCAAAGTTATATTCTGCTATCTTATCCAATATCCATAAAATGTTTTTGCAGTCACCTCTACAAGATGCAAAGTTTCTATGTTGTACAAGTTTATGAAGGACTGGCATGTCTTAATAAAGCACCCGACAATTGTTTTTGCTTCTGGATCAAGCAGTGGCCTACTAccaatcttaaagggatagttcggccaaaaatgatattaaacccatgatttactcacccccaagctgtccgagttgcatatgtccatcgtttttcagacaaacacattttcagatattttagaaaatgttttagatctttcagttgattaaatgtaatgttacgtggtccacgaccttcaagtccaaaaaaagtgcatccatccttcacaaattaaatccaaacggctccaggatgataaataaaggtcttctgagggtaatccgcgtggtgttgttgtagaaatatccgtattttaaactttattaacgaaaataaatactttccggtagtgccgccatcttagactcctctgtattcaggagagagtattagcgtagtgtacgcacttttcttagtgacgtatcacaaattcggagggcgggggcacagagcagcagcagagtagcctccgtaggctgtgtaagctctcatcctgaatgtggacgcgactaagatggcggcactaccgggaggtagttattttcgttaataaagttttaaatatggatatttctacaacaacaccgcgcggattaccctcataagacctttgtttatcatcctggagccgatggatttaatttgtgaaggatggatgcactttttttggacttgaaggtcgtggaccccgtaacattacatttaatcaactgaaagatctaaaacattttctaaaatatccgaaaatgtgtttgtctgaaaaacgaatgcaactcggacagcttgggggtgagtaaatcatgggtttaatatcattttcggccgaactatccctttaccTCAGCCCTGTCACGCAGAATTGTTCCTATAGCTGCTGAGTCTAATAGATGTTCTTGAGACATCTGTGTTTATTGTTGACATCGGAAAGTGTTCGTAGCTGTCCTCCAGAGTCTGACAGTGGCAGTGCAGCAACACGGAGGCCACATCCTTTCGAAAGTTGCTGTTGAGAAAGCCATAGATGATAGGGTTGATGCAGGTGGAGCTCATGGCCAGCAGGTGGCAGAACGAAAACAAAAGGTCATAATGGCACACGGGAAGTACTTCGTGGTGCCAGTCCGCCACTGCATTGAAGGCGTTTAACGGCAACCAACACACGGCAAAAGCTGCCACCAGAGAGACGAGCATGACGTTTATGCGTTTGCTGTGCATGATGCGCCTGTGTTCGTCCCCGCGGTTGCGGCTGCACTGGCGCTGCAGCATGCGCTGTCTGCGTCGCAGGCGCAGGAAGACGCGGAGGTAGCAGAGTAGAATGAGAAGCAGTGGGCAGCAGTACTGAAACAGAAGCATGCTGGTGGTGTAGAGAAGTTTGTGCTGCTGAGACGGCCAGACTTCCAGGCAGGCCTGTAGGTGGCGGAGCGGCACGGGAAGCAGACTGTACGGCTCGCTGCTAAGCAAGTAGAACGCCACCAAAGGCAACGCCGTCACAAAGGCCAACAGCCACACGGACACGACAGCCATGTACGCTTGTGGAACGCTCGGCTTCCAGCCAGATGGGTGCAGGATGAGTTGGTGCCTTTCGAGCGCGATCAGAACCAGAGACAGAACGGAAACGGTCACCGATACGCACTGCACAAACGGCATTAGGCGACATAGCAGCGCACCAAATATCCAATGATCCATTAGCGTGTAAACCACAGTAAACGGAAGGCAGAACACGCACACCAATATGTCAGAAGCAGAAAGGTTGGCAATGAGGATGCTGGTGACGTTAGGAGGCTCCCGCTGGTGTGTAATGATACAAATGAGGAGGATGTTACCAAGCAACCCCAAAATTAGCACCAGACAGTAGCACAGCACTATTGTAAGCGTCATGGCTCCCGATTGCCAGCAGGGGGCGTCATACAGAAACAGGCTGCTGTTGCTTTGATTGAGGCTGAGGGTTGAGTTTAAAAGCGCCTGCCACCACGACATGTCAAACAGAGCCGAC containing:
- the npy4r gene encoding neuropeptide Y receptor type 4, with product MPSALFDMSWWQALLNSTLSLNQSNSSLFLYDAPCWQSGAMTLTIVLCYCLVLILGLLGNILLICIITHQREPPNVTSILIANLSASDILVCVFCLPFTVVYTLMDHWIFGALLCRLMPFVQCVSVTVSVLSLVLIALERHQLILHPSGWKPSVPQAYMAVVSVWLLAFVTALPLVAFYLLSSEPYSLLPVPLRHLQACLEVWPSQQHKLLYTTSMLLFQYCCPLLLILLCYLRVFLRLRRRQRMLQRQCSRNRGDEHRRIMHSKRINVMLVSLVAAFAVCWLPLNAFNAVADWHHEVLPVCHYDLLFSFCHLLAMSSTCINPIIYGFLNSNFRKDVASVLLHCHCQTLEDSYEHFPMSTINTDVSRTSIRLSSYRNNSA